The nucleotide window aaaattggatcATAATATAGAATACAGGGCGatttagtagaaaaaattatatatcttgACCCACCCTATAATAAATTTACcaaatataacaaaatcgaactataaaattttatattttacagattttgttattgtaaattgaatttttcatgatttttatataaaatgagttaaaactttttatataccccttgtataaaatatatttttattatatagatatgcattatagaaagaaaaattaataatcaaatctGTAATCTCAAATATTTCACATCACCCTGTAAATACGAATTTGTGAGAAAATCTTcgatttaaacaaaacaaaattgttgaaaatcagaaaattttcttaaaattaaattttttatggataaaaaTTATACTTCATAACCTTTAACTTCAGCCCTAACTACTGGATTTTCTGTACGAGTATGCCACACGTAAACTTTTGTACAATTATCCGCTAGAGGTTCTAATTCTTCTTTAGTTgtaaaataactcaaaaattgacTCTCCTGGAAGCCCTTATccattttataagaaaaattcgCATCCGGTTTCGCTAGTATTAGATCTAAACTCAAAGCAAATCCAGCCATGTCTATAGCGAAAGGTCGCTGAGGTTTCCAACCGCTTTTATAACTTTCCACTTTCcctatggaaatttttttattgaaccaCATCAGGACTAATACACTTTATCCTTACCAGTTTCCCGATTTAAAATAGGAGTTTCAACTGAAAACCCTCCGACAAGTCCAACTGGCCAAACACccacttttttaattttcattatctaaataaaattcaataaaacgaGTGTATGTCTAAAAATTATCCACTTACCtctgaaaaaagtttaatactATAAGTGTTATCGTCATCCATGAAATAAACGTATCCTTTATCTTTCCCCAGTTGCATATTGGATCTCAACCAACTGAGTCCTTTATTCCTTTGTTCTACACCTCTATGTCGTTTCCATCTTGGAtccttggaaaaatttttaaaaattataagaaattttcgaattattgAAGATCTTAAAATACCTTTGCTTTAAGTTTTTCAAACGGGGGTGTTTTAGCGGTGAGATGTGTTACTTTCAACCCCGATTCTGCTATTAAATTAGTCACCAAAGCAGTTTTTTCTTCGGAATCTTCAACAACTATCCAATGGATATTTGGTACAAGCATTAAAGTTTGAGATATTTTAGTGAGTTCAGCTTTTTGAACATACCTGTGAAATTATTTCATACACTATGTATTAAATACAAGAGGTAAATTTTTACGAGGTTAGTCCATAAAATAAGGTACCCAACGAACTTTCACaatgaaaaacatgtttatatTGAATGTTTGGAAAGCACCATATTAAACTTGAATAATGCCTGTTGTGTGAGGTTTTCTGTCTATATCCGTCTTTGAATTCTATACACCATGTTGCTCACTTTTCTACACTTCACATAGTTGGAGGAACGTTCTTTACacacaaaaaacaaatcaatgaGCATAATTCACATCTAAAGTGAGAATGAAATGGAAGTTCCACATTTCACAGCTACCAAGACAAGAATGAAAGTTGTAAACATCTCTCCAGGGCGGAAACTGGAAGAAAAGGAGCCAAGCTACAGTCCAGCCTCGTTTAATCCCGTCTAACGACGTTCCTAGAGTTCGTTGCTCCTTAGAAACTCTATTTTatggacaaccctcgtattaacaataaaaataaacaaatagaaacaaagataaactaatattattgttaatatagTGAATACCTATAATATGTAGGAGTTATGGCATAAATAAAAGGCATATCGTCTAAATGTTTATCATTCTCGAGcatattcaataaaatcatcTGTTGAGGTGTAAGATGCAATTTATATTGGTATATACGCAATCTATCCTTAAGATCTCCTATTAATAACCCATTGTCTgcaatgaataatttcaaatgtaaCTTTTTCCCTAACAATTAGAAAAGCATACTATTTATTCCCACTACTCACAATTACCAATCTGAAGATGATTACTTTGGTAACATTCAATGCAATTCCAATTATAAACTGAATAGatttgaaaactataaaaatcaaCTATCTTACCTTTTTCTATtgtcattattttccaaaatatgagtatagaagataaaattaagaaatatcCTAAATATCTTTTGAATTTCCTGTTTTCGTAATGATCCATTTTTATTGTTCTAACAAATATACCTATCTATAACGTCTTGTACCCGTAATAATAACATATTATTTGATAACAAAGCAACAAAacatatgtttatttaataattaaatacacatatttatttaaatacttattttttgaaattacgaGATTTTTAAACAAGGTTAAGTACTTCTGCTTTTATGAATACTAAATTTCACTAGCATGTACAAGTAAAAactcattaaattaaattaaaatttggaaatatatataaaataaaaagtcaaaattagtttcaaatttcaaaaatttaattatagcCTATAATTACGAGTTATTTATTGGGTATTCaccaatttttatattgttgttgTAATGTAAATTGTCTACCTAGTAGTATACAAATCAgcaatgattgaaatttttgtagcATATCAAGATAATTAGGAAACGTCACTTGTCATTAGAAACTTTTCAGCGTTGTTTTGAGTTGTTAGAGTCTTTTGGATGCttggttttttcaatttttttagtttcttacaatttttatgCATAATTAATGTAATACGTATCTAGTGGTTCCCTCCGTACATATTAGTTATCTTTGGTAGTTGTCAACGTACCAGCATGCGCACTTCAGTATTCGTTTTGAAATATaagtcaaaatttgataatttttttaattatgatttttatttttttattcatcatgTATAAACATATATATCTCTACCCTTTAGGTCAACTTAtgcttttattttgattttacataTATGAATACAgtgttttaatttgaaaacattggaAATGAAAATGTAACTTGATTGCAGGTTACATACaagtaataattataaatcttGACGTTTATGGAGAACACAATGAAAATAGtgttttagatataaaaaaaatcacgcTGAATCGAATAATTTAAACCTATTTGAATATAAACATAATCTAATCTAAACATGAGTACTTATAGATATACTTttcgaattaaattttttgatttcacTAAGTTTTTGGTGGTCATTGAGTGAAAACGTGTAATAGACAATGAAAAGTTTTACGTATTTTTCAGGGGTGTGTCTATTAATATGTATCGTATACTCACATGCTAATAAAACTGGTGAGtgttttataatcaaatatatgtgtaagaaattaaattcttctttatttattgcTTGGTTTTATTTTGGTCATTCTATAAGATACATTTGGAAAAATctattaatagttatttttttttctatttgtttacTCATGTGTGGTACTTTTATGGCATAAaacttttggaaaatgttaATGCAAAttgagaaattgttttaaattaactAAACAACATCGATAATGATACTTGATTGATTACTATgtcattttttatgatttttaactcttattaacaaacaatgtatagataaaaatattgatcagATAAATCATTTGTAATATCAAAATTGGAACACATAATATTTATCTAATCTGAGTATCCAGACTAAAACGCGTAGttcttcattttaaaaatactttgaaatccTCTAATTCAACATGAAACTAAAAACTTGAGTTAAAAGTAAGTTTAAGTAAGTAAGTAGGAAAAACCACACACATGAATTATGAAATCGCCAACGACATATGATGTAAAGTGTAGCAGAATACACTGAGAAATGAAGCTGAAATaactacactgagaaaaatgaatatagcACTAGAATCAAAAGTGAAGTGACAGGTGACAACGGCAAGTAACATACCGAgatttttaaaggaaaatttataaaaactaataaaaatgatattctcCAAAAAGCTAGGATGAGAATACTAGGATAGTTCagaaacaa belongs to Diorhabda carinulata isolate Delta chromosome X, icDioCari1.1, whole genome shotgun sequence and includes:
- the LOC130901674 gene encoding galactosylgalactosylxylosylprotein 3-beta-glucuronosyltransferase I — its product is MDHYENRKFKRYLGYFLILSSILIFWKIMTIEKDNGLLIGDLKDRLRIYQYKLHLTPQQMILLNMLENDKHLDDMPFIYAITPTYYRYVQKAELTKISQTLMLVPNIHWIVVEDSEEKTALVTNLIAESGLKVTHLTAKTPPFEKLKAKDPRWKRHRGVEQRNKGLSWLRSNMQLGKDKGYVYFMDDDNTYSIKLFSEIMKIKKVGVWPVGLVGGFSVETPILNRETGKVESYKSGWKPQRPFAIDMAGFALSLDLILAKPDANFSYKMDKGFQESQFLSYFTTKEELEPLADNCTKVYVWHTRTENPVVRAEVKGYEV